The following are from one region of the Deltaproteobacteria bacterium genome:
- the bcsG gene encoding cellulose biosynthesis protein BcsG, whose protein sequence is MGLWNFYFLAKLYLYSRHFIRFYLLSNILFVLFLLLPVPKERKFSTQMTIAKQGLSVIIALGLLWKESWLPPPLEGFARLSEQGIPTGEYILSFLMRYFINGDMLIIVVILTVSFAVGKGKALTPLTLTLIIMSPLIGVLNAEQKESTSKGLAPGAIIKEVRPLASLEAGEDKSASEKSASSKLNDYITEAKQKNEREIIWEKDPQKYADAFFASESERRINFKKIDPPNEPFDIIFLHICSLSWDDLKEVSLEWKSFFKEFHLVFTDFNTVTSYSGPSILRLLKSTCGQPRHEDVYEESEDSCYLFPNLEKVGFESYFASNHDGKYGNFAAEAKEYGRLGTSLMPSQDLPAGEVMFDGSLIYDDYATLEKWRNLRENSAAKRAALYYNSVTLHEGSTWYPKKEEWWKIDRKVVYSAFLTKLLKELRQFFDKLEASHRNVVIFFVSEHGMALKGAKIQMEGLRDIPLPQITKGPLAIKFIGKGFKEKAIYQRIVSKPVSYMALSSVLASLFEYSPFGPEEYNSDYIINNVIYTAFVAENEGALVIKPDRKHLIFGKEKKWIELPVN, encoded by the coding sequence ATGGGTCTGTGGAATTTTTATTTCCTTGCAAAACTCTATCTCTACTCAAGACACTTTATCCGCTTTTATCTCCTTAGCAACATTCTCTTTGTTCTCTTTTTATTATTGCCTGTTCCAAAAGAACGTAAATTTTCAACGCAAATGACAATAGCGAAACAGGGCCTGTCTGTCATTATCGCTCTTGGCCTTTTATGGAAAGAATCATGGCTCCCTCCTCCCCTGGAAGGATTCGCCCGTCTGTCGGAGCAGGGGATTCCCACAGGTGAATATATCCTCTCCTTTCTCATGCGTTATTTTATCAACGGGGACATGCTCATTATTGTCGTGATCCTGACCGTCTCTTTTGCCGTAGGAAAGGGGAAAGCCCTTACCCCCCTTACCCTGACCCTCATCATAATGAGCCCTCTCATTGGCGTACTCAATGCGGAACAGAAGGAAAGCACATCAAAGGGACTTGCCCCCGGCGCAATTATCAAGGAGGTAAGGCCGCTGGCCAGCCTGGAAGCCGGAGAGGACAAGAGCGCCTCTGAAAAAAGCGCGTCCTCAAAATTGAACGATTATATAACGGAAGCCAAACAAAAGAACGAGCGGGAGATCATTTGGGAAAAAGACCCGCAAAAATATGCCGATGCTTTTTTTGCTTCCGAAAGCGAGCGAAGGATCAATTTTAAAAAAATTGATCCTCCCAATGAGCCTTTTGATATTATTTTTCTTCACATCTGTTCCCTCTCCTGGGACGATCTCAAGGAAGTTTCGCTGGAGTGGAAATCCTTTTTCAAAGAGTTTCACCTTGTCTTTACCGACTTTAATACGGTTACGTCCTACAGCGGACCATCCATACTGCGCCTTCTAAAATCAACCTGCGGCCAGCCAAGGCACGAAGACGTTTATGAAGAATCAGAGGATTCCTGCTACCTTTTCCCCAACCTTGAAAAAGTCGGCTTTGAAAGCTACTTTGCTTCCAATCATGACGGCAAGTACGGAAACTTTGCCGCTGAAGCAAAAGAGTACGGCCGTTTGGGTACTTCTCTTATGCCATCTCAGGACCTCCCCGCCGGGGAAGTTATGTTTGACGGCTCACTTATTTATGACGATTATGCTACTCTCGAAAAGTGGCGCAACCTGAGGGAGAACTCTGCCGCCAAGAGGGCTGCCCTCTATTACAATTCCGTCACCCTCCACGAGGGCTCCACATGGTACCCGAAAAAAGAGGAGTGGTGGAAAATTGACAGGAAAGTTGTCTACAGCGCCTTTCTCACCAAATTGCTCAAGGAACTCAGGCAATTTTTTGACAAACTGGAGGCATCCCATAGAAATGTTGTTATTTTCTTTGTGTCCGAACACGGCATGGCGCTAAAGGGTGCGAAAATCCAGATGGAGGGACTCAGAGACATCCCCCTTCCACAGATAACAAAGGGCCCGCTGGCCATTAAATTTATCGGCAAGGGATTTAAGGAAAAGGCCATCTACCAGAGAATCGTCTCAAAACCTGTCAGTTACATGGCCCTTTCATCGGTTCTGGCGTCACTTTTTGAATACAGCCCCTTCGGCCCGGAAGAGTACAATAGTGATTACATAATAAATAATGTTATCTATACGGCCTTCGTTGCAGAAAATGAGGGAGCGCTTGTTATAAAGCCGGACCGCAAACATCTCATTTTCGGCAAGGAAAAGAAATGGATCGAACTGCCTGTTAACTGA
- a CDS encoding glycosyl hydrolase family 8: protein MKARRLINACSLLLLLVFSVPAGGGEDPLWASYKTKFIRHDGRIVDYGQEKSSHSEGQGYGLLLALAYDDRETFNRVWKWTKNNLAVRADGLFAWHWGKRHDGNWDVLDYNNATDGDILIAYALLKAGQRWKSGDYTAGGLKIVKALKEELLFIWQGRSLLLPGYKGFVKDKTYTVNPSYFIFPAFRLFAGFDDKKLWNKIYGDSLFILEKASFGKFGLPGDWVKLDKSGISPYTEKSPFFGYGAVRTFLYLSSETGPPFPEGLKKILALYKKIGYLPLMIDIERESVSLKPATAGFYSIYALAARKSGNVRLSKKLLKDAKEKLSKEGNSYYSYTLYLLANNEKVFR, encoded by the coding sequence ATGAAAGCAAGGAGACTCATTAATGCCTGTTCCCTTCTGCTCCTGCTTGTTTTTTCTGTTCCTGCCGGAGGGGGGGAAGATCCCCTCTGGGCGTCTTACAAAACAAAATTTATTCGTCATGATGGTCGCATTGTTGATTACGGGCAGGAAAAGTCGAGTCATTCCGAAGGCCAGGGGTATGGTTTGCTCCTGGCTCTGGCCTACGATGACAGGGAGACTTTCAACAGGGTATGGAAGTGGACCAAAAATAACCTTGCTGTAAGGGCTGATGGTCTCTTTGCCTGGCACTGGGGCAAAAGGCATGACGGGAATTGGGACGTTCTCGATTACAACAATGCCACAGACGGGGATATTCTCATTGCCTATGCCCTTTTAAAGGCGGGGCAAAGGTGGAAGTCAGGTGACTATACTGCAGGAGGGCTTAAAATTGTAAAGGCCCTCAAAGAAGAACTCCTTTTTATCTGGCAGGGGCGCAGCCTTCTTCTACCGGGCTATAAAGGGTTTGTCAAAGATAAAACCTATACGGTAAATCCTTCCTACTTCATCTTTCCTGCCTTTCGCCTCTTTGCCGGCTTTGATGATAAAAAATTGTGGAACAAGATCTACGGTGATTCCCTCTTTATTCTGGAAAAGGCGAGTTTTGGCAAGTTCGGCCTGCCCGGTGACTGGGTAAAGCTCGATAAATCGGGCATATCTCCCTATACGGAAAAAAGCCCCTTTTTCGGCTATGGCGCTGTTCGCACTTTTCTTTATCTTTCCTCTGAAACAGGCCCCCCATTTCCCGAGGGACTGAAAAAAATTCTGGCCCTCTATAAAAAAATAGGTTACCTTCCTTTGATGATTGATATTGAACGGGAGAGTGTGTCCCTTAAACCGGCGACGGCCGGTTTTTATTCCATCTATGCGCTTGCTGCCCGAAAGAGCGGTAATGTGCGCCTGTCGAAAAAATTATTGAAGGATGCAAAAGAAAAACTTTCAAAAGAGGGCAATTCATATTACTCTTATACGCTGTACCTGCTCGCCAATAATGAGAAAGTTTTTCGATAA
- a CDS encoding GntR family transcriptional regulator: protein MKRVKHAIEKRKTLKEQIVDSIKEAIAVGELKPGEKICETKLADELGISRTPLREAIQILESEGFLKVMPRRGAVVSEYSPKDIKDIYEIKATLEGLAARLATKNMSDAAIDRLKEINDQLKSMTLSNEKSVGRFFKIHNQFHDVFLKASDNDHLYQLNCHLMEPFKRFRLTSLGIDGRFSQAVKTHEEIIQVFRERNAEKAEELVTRNVLEGGIALLKKLESEREQEHDNT, encoded by the coding sequence ATGAAAAGGGTAAAACATGCCATTGAAAAGCGAAAAACCTTAAAGGAACAGATTGTCGATTCCATTAAGGAGGCTATCGCTGTTGGCGAACTTAAGCCCGGTGAGAAAATTTGTGAAACCAAACTTGCCGATGAGTTGGGTATCAGCAGGACCCCCCTCAGGGAAGCCATACAGATTCTTGAGTCGGAAGGGTTCCTCAAGGTTATGCCGCGAAGGGGCGCCGTTGTCAGTGAATACTCCCCAAAGGACATTAAAGACATTTATGAAATCAAGGCTACCCTGGAAGGGCTTGCCGCCAGGCTTGCTACAAAAAATATGTCTGATGCGGCAATAGACAGGCTTAAAGAGATAAATGACCAGTTAAAATCAATGACCTTGTCCAATGAAAAATCGGTAGGACGGTTTTTTAAAATTCACAACCAGTTTCATGATGTATTCCTCAAGGCGAGTGACAATGACCACCTTTATCAGCTTAACTGCCACCTCATGGAACCTTTCAAGCGTTTTCGCCTTACGTCCCTTGGTATAGACGGCAGGTTCTCTCAAGCCGTAAAAACCCATGAAGAAATCATACAGGTCTTCAGGGAAAGGAACGCGGAAAAAGCAGAAGAACTGGTCACCAGGAATGTGCTCGAAGGCGGCATTGCTTTACTGAAAAAGCTTGAATCAGAGAGAGAGCAGGAACATGACAACACATAG
- the bcsA gene encoding UDP-forming cellulose synthase catalytic subunit — translation MTDCFLYAVLAFALLFYLYLAGTYLELFHQIILGWGLLGLTIVLGKKKLFKKQPWRTVYLLIALFISLRYWFWRSFETLIYTGPFDFTAMMILYLAESYAIMVHVLGMFICLWPLERKIMPLPEDESLLPFVDIFIPTYNEPLQIVQITVAAATQVDYPKDKLNIYILDDGGTVARRNNPELSSISWERYYSFRRMAKEFGVNYITRETNSHAKSGNVNHALRFSSGDLILMLDCDHVPTRDILKNTVAYFLKDEKLALVQTPHFFINPDPIEKNLQTFSDAPSENEMFYRGIHPGLDFWNASYFCGSAAILRRSCLEEIGGMSVDTITEDAETSLVLHHRGYNSVFIDWPMVCGLSPETFDDFIIQRSRWAQGMLQIFIIEYPHLVRGLKLQQALCYFNSSLFWFFGFSRVIFYLAPASFLIMGLKVYNASVLQVLVYAVPHLCASVVLMNYLYGRYRWPLFSELYESVQSIFLIPPVTGTIMNPRSPTFKVTPKGAHVDVDFLSPFAAPFYLMFVVALAGIPIAVVKWFNYPLYRDVIAVTFFWTFFNVLMALASLGAFWERRQLRGSHRVWTKGQVLAFSPRLNTHIEGMMEDISLTGIGLVVPSPCPLAEGEDVWFELHDSYDEAYHFHTRIQRVIDKGDEVFCGCEFLVEKHDYQQIVRFVYGDSMRWMNLWDRKSKPAGPFWTLLYFIKMGYRGSKESFKGLYALAVAFTRDYFRPFIESRLRKIKKIRLHLS, via the coding sequence ATGACAGACTGCTTTCTCTATGCCGTCCTTGCCTTCGCCCTCCTGTTTTATCTCTACCTTGCCGGAACTTACCTCGAACTTTTTCACCAGATAATTCTCGGTTGGGGTCTTCTCGGCCTGACAATCGTACTGGGAAAGAAAAAGTTATTCAAAAAGCAGCCCTGGCGGACAGTCTATCTGCTCATAGCCCTCTTTATATCTCTCAGGTACTGGTTCTGGAGAAGCTTTGAAACCCTCATTTATACGGGGCCTTTTGATTTTACGGCCATGATGATTCTCTACCTGGCTGAAAGTTACGCCATTATGGTGCATGTTCTGGGCATGTTTATCTGCCTCTGGCCGCTGGAGCGTAAAATTATGCCGCTCCCTGAAGATGAGTCCCTCCTTCCCTTTGTTGACATATTTATTCCCACTTACAATGAACCTCTGCAGATCGTTCAGATTACCGTTGCGGCAGCAACACAGGTCGATTACCCGAAAGATAAGCTTAACATATACATACTCGATGACGGCGGGACCGTTGCCAGAAGGAATAATCCCGAACTCTCCTCTATTTCATGGGAAAGGTACTATAGCTTCAGGCGCATGGCAAAGGAATTCGGTGTTAACTATATTACAAGGGAGACCAACAGCCATGCCAAGTCGGGCAATGTTAACCATGCCTTAAGGTTCAGCAGCGGCGACCTTATCCTCATGCTGGACTGTGATCATGTGCCCACAAGAGATATTCTGAAAAATACGGTGGCCTATTTTCTGAAAGATGAAAAACTGGCCCTTGTGCAGACGCCCCATTTTTTCATCAATCCCGATCCCATCGAAAAAAACCTGCAGACTTTTAGTGATGCGCCCAGTGAGAATGAAATGTTTTACCGCGGCATACATCCCGGTCTCGATTTCTGGAACGCAAGCTATTTCTGTGGTTCCGCTGCCATTCTCAGGCGAAGCTGCCTCGAAGAGATAGGGGGCATGTCCGTCGATACCATTACGGAAGATGCCGAGACTTCCCTTGTTTTGCATCACAGGGGTTACAACAGCGTGTTTATCGACTGGCCCATGGTTTGCGGGCTCTCTCCTGAAACCTTTGACGATTTTATTATCCAGAGAAGCCGATGGGCCCAGGGTATGCTGCAAATATTTATTATCGAATACCCCCATCTGGTGAGAGGTCTCAAACTGCAGCAGGCTCTTTGCTACTTCAACTCCTCTCTCTTCTGGTTTTTCGGTTTTTCAAGGGTCATTTTTTATCTGGCGCCGGCTTCCTTTCTTATTATGGGTCTCAAGGTTTATAATGCTTCCGTCTTGCAGGTTCTTGTCTATGCCGTTCCCCATCTCTGCGCAAGCGTCGTTCTCATGAACTATCTCTACGGCAGGTACCGGTGGCCCCTCTTTTCCGAACTTTATGAAAGTGTTCAATCCATTTTTCTCATTCCCCCTGTGACGGGAACCATCATGAATCCCAGGTCTCCCACCTTCAAGGTAACACCCAAGGGCGCTCATGTGGATGTTGATTTTCTGAGTCCTTTTGCAGCCCCCTTTTACTTGATGTTTGTTGTCGCCCTGGCAGGTATTCCCATTGCCGTCGTCAAGTGGTTTAACTATCCTCTCTACAGGGATGTTATTGCCGTTACTTTTTTCTGGACTTTTTTTAATGTTTTAATGGCTCTTGCCTCACTGGGCGCCTTCTGGGAAAGAAGGCAACTGCGCGGTTCTCACCGTGTCTGGACAAAGGGGCAGGTGCTGGCATTTTCGCCACGGTTAAATACCCACATAGAAGGGATGATGGAGGATATTTCCCTTACAGGCATAGGACTTGTCGTGCCTTCTCCCTGTCCCCTGGCCGAGGGGGAAGACGTCTGGTTTGAACTGCATGACAGCTATGATGAAGCGTACCATTTTCATACCAGGATACAGCGTGTCATCGATAAGGGAGATGAAGTTTTTTGCGGATGTGAATTTCTGGTGGAAAAGCATGATTACCAGCAGATCGTCAGGTTCGTTTATGGCGACAGCATGCGGTGGATGAATCTGTGGGACAGGAAATCGAAACCGGCAGGGCCTTTCTGGACGCTTCTCTATTTTATAAAAATGGGTTACAGGGGAAGCAAGGAGAGCTTCAAAGGCCTTTATGCTCTTGCCGTTGCTTTTACAAGAGATTATTTCCGGCCCTTTATTGAGAGCAGGTTAAGAAAAATAAAAAAAATAAGGCTGCACTTGAGTTAG
- a CDS encoding glycerophosphodiester phosphodiesterase family protein: MSRIAEIILDPPPDFTWSAPSATVWTFSNRYEPFEPSMGRGKLTFRDQKGTEWGFAKTRFETTSYFGLPPLPGGDAQVMAFPAARKDEGYLLTHGAPPNGVFAGQGFLSNYTLVMDLLWPRESQQQYRALYQRDPENKDDAEMFIHDSRQNGIGINSVYHGKLMANRWHRVAISVQAASGAGGVGQMHKFIDGRFVGGHGTDSAGPVSRWALGPEFLLFTDNDGETMPGYVSSIYFIDRNLSMEEIALLGRPHAGGANIPGPLLQKKREKLPRSVDIIAHRGDSCCSPENTLIAIRRAFDRGASAVEVDIQWSADGTIVLMHDETVDRTTNGKGKVVALTLEKLKSFDAGSWFGFNFRGEKIPTLTEALLEAKGRGKLILDVKGHKMGAAIKGALKEAGVGPEAVYIWLNEASKAFDDFQKYLPGTGILWGGMPDSFDESTFYELKKKGIVGFDIDPSDKKVSKPFVMAAQKAGFYVSLYTINDPQGMRESAWLGVDAIETDFPAVLKDMLP, from the coding sequence ATGTCCAGGATCGCCGAAATTATTCTCGATCCCCCGCCTGATTTTACCTGGAGCGCGCCTTCGGCAACAGTCTGGACTTTCAGTAATCGCTATGAGCCTTTTGAACCCTCTATGGGCAGGGGAAAGTTGACTTTCCGCGATCAAAAGGGGACGGAATGGGGGTTTGCCAAAACGCGATTCGAGACAACAAGCTATTTCGGCCTGCCGCCGCTTCCCGGCGGTGATGCACAGGTAATGGCCTTTCCTGCCGCCCGAAAGGACGAGGGTTATCTCCTCACTCACGGCGCGCCGCCTAATGGTGTTTTTGCAGGGCAGGGCTTTCTTTCCAATTACACGCTTGTCATGGATCTCCTCTGGCCCAGGGAAAGCCAGCAGCAATATCGCGCTTTATATCAAAGGGATCCGGAAAATAAAGATGACGCCGAAATGTTCATCCATGACTCCAGGCAAAACGGTATCGGCATTAACAGTGTTTACCATGGGAAACTAATGGCTAACCGCTGGCACAGGGTTGCCATCTCTGTTCAGGCGGCAAGCGGAGCGGGAGGGGTGGGGCAGATGCATAAATTTATTGACGGCCGCTTTGTCGGCGGTCACGGGACAGATAGTGCGGGACCTGTCAGCAGGTGGGCGCTGGGGCCGGAGTTTTTGCTTTTTACAGATAACGACGGCGAGACGATGCCCGGTTATGTGTCCAGTATCTATTTTATTGACAGGAACCTTTCCATGGAAGAAATCGCCTTGCTCGGCAGACCTCATGCGGGCGGGGCAAATATACCGGGTCCCCTGCTGCAGAAAAAGAGGGAAAAACTGCCGCGTTCAGTTGATATTATCGCTCATCGCGGGGATTCCTGCTGCTCACCGGAAAATACGCTTATTGCCATTAGACGGGCTTTCGACAGGGGAGCGTCAGCTGTTGAAGTTGATATTCAGTGGTCTGCTGACGGCACCATTGTTCTTATGCATGATGAAACTGTCGACAGAACAACAAACGGCAAAGGGAAGGTTGTGGCGCTTACCCTGGAAAAATTGAAAAGTTTCGATGCGGGATCGTGGTTCGGTTTTAATTTCAGAGGGGAAAAAATACCCACATTGACAGAGGCCCTTTTAGAGGCAAAGGGGCGTGGTAAGCTTATTCTCGACGTAAAGGGCCATAAAATGGGCGCAGCAATTAAAGGCGCCCTTAAAGAGGCGGGAGTTGGTCCTGAAGCTGTTTATATCTGGCTAAACGAGGCAAGCAAGGCCTTTGATGATTTTCAAAAATATCTTCCCGGAACGGGGATACTCTGGGGTGGCATGCCGGACTCTTTTGATGAAAGTACTTTTTATGAATTAAAGAAAAAAGGAATTGTCGGCTTTGATATCGACCCTTCAGACAAAAAGGTGAGCAAACCGTTTGTTATGGCCGCCCAAAAAGCGGGGTTTTATGTCTCACTCTATACGATTAATGATCCTCAGGGGATGAGGGAATCCGCCTGGCTCGGTGTTGATGCCATAGAGACGGATTTTCCCGCTGTGCTCAAGGACATGCTGCCCTGA
- a CDS encoding RluA family pseudouridine synthase, whose protein sequence is MSLSNKAEGSSQISGSNAERALIEVGPESAGNRLDHFLASKIPSLSRNRIKHLIKDGFIHISPHSTVKSSLKLKGGEVIELTIPEAEPLEALPENLDMRVLFEDNAIIVIDKEAGMVVHPAAGHSGGTLVNALLYHCSDLSGVGGKLRPGIVHRLDKDTSGVMIVTKNDEAHNKMAAQFKAHSILRKYKALVYGVMAQKGTIDEPLGRHPGERKKIAPVKGGRRAVTHWTLLKAYEGLSLVELTLETGRTHQIRVHLSNKGHAVAGDQTYGSSGRAGEIKNKAIRDKVKAMKRQALHAWALGFNHPVSGEYMEFHSQLPRDIQNIIDLLESQV, encoded by the coding sequence ATGTCCTTATCAAACAAAGCGGAAGGATCGAGTCAGATATCTGGAAGTAACGCCGAAAGGGCCCTCATTGAAGTCGGCCCTGAAAGTGCGGGAAACAGGCTGGACCATTTCCTCGCATCAAAAATCCCCTCCCTTTCAAGAAACAGAATCAAACATCTCATCAAAGACGGATTTATCCATATTTCACCCCACTCTACCGTAAAAAGCAGTCTCAAGCTCAAAGGGGGCGAAGTTATTGAACTTACCATCCCTGAAGCTGAACCTCTTGAAGCGCTGCCTGAAAACCTGGACATGAGGGTCCTCTTTGAAGACAACGCCATTATTGTTATCGATAAAGAAGCCGGCATGGTCGTTCATCCCGCGGCAGGCCATTCGGGAGGAACGCTTGTCAATGCCCTCCTTTATCATTGCAGCGATCTTTCAGGTGTGGGCGGCAAGTTAAGGCCCGGCATAGTGCATCGCCTTGACAAAGACACCTCCGGTGTTATGATTGTCACAAAGAATGATGAGGCCCACAACAAAATGGCAGCACAATTCAAGGCCCACAGTATTTTGAGAAAATACAAAGCGCTCGTATACGGTGTGATGGCTCAGAAAGGGACCATTGATGAACCCCTGGGAAGACACCCCGGGGAGAGAAAAAAGATTGCCCCCGTCAAAGGGGGCCGAAGGGCGGTAACTCACTGGACGCTGTTAAAGGCCTATGAGGGGCTTTCACTGGTAGAGCTTACCCTTGAAACAGGGCGGACGCACCAGATCAGGGTACACCTTTCCAACAAGGGACATGCCGTCGCAGGAGACCAGACCTACGGCAGTTCAGGCAGGGCGGGGGAGATAAAGAACAAGGCCATCAGGGACAAAGTCAAAGCGATGAAGCGCCAGGCGCTTCATGCATGGGCGCTCGGCTTTAACCACCCTGTTAGCGGCGAGTATATGGAGTTTCACTCTCAACTGCCCCGGGATATACAGAACATAATCGATTTACTGGAATCTCAGGTCTGA
- a CDS encoding cellulose biosynthesis cyclic di-GMP-binding regulatory protein BcsB, with product MLKKYIYFILIMVFSAGNLYAEVLDVPLYKIARVKAVDLKCITDEYSVTLSIPERWHVESASIMFPYMNSTALLKDKSSILVKLNGYPLKQINLDPHVPEGTARVTLPVRLIESGYNTITFSASQHYTLKCEKPCAADLWTTLKLDRARAKIEYSLKPVPLKLSALSNFLFDPKILPAGKVNFVIEDTSLVQMGGIVASGIARRFDYRKALFTVSAGLKPGVDNVLVGKKAFVETFLQNRGIRFKGREGSLLKIMHLPEKEKKEALLGEEESMTDSAHALIVVSGVDESQIKLAAMTMAIMSIPYPDTDEMIALEFSLPDIAQYGGRSVLTPDKVYDFKTLNFGTQTFKGINPAPAEISFRLPADFFVRQNMYADISLSYTYGSRMRGDSVLNVSINDRNIRAIPLDNERGDLIEGYRMTIPTYLFKPGTNTIKLTPILTPSVANDCELIQTENLFLTVLEESYIKFPPMPHLVKLPRLDLFLLNGFPFTRWPDGYESLIYVADRDTRSIASAYNIMGMLTQKNGYPLFAMDIVFDEPAGWDGEIFTVGRSDAIPDNIARAVPFNVNGETSVPYPVVRSWEGEEQIAFSRQKSSLGTDKGVFMQFQSPYREGRTMMVATATTSQGVYGLTEALLDYGVQAKIKGDVALIELDPPDYLVYPLKVGEDYFTGKSGQISKIDFYLHSYPYLYHLSLGITILVLALVTFYFLRRYWKKRMKYESKETH from the coding sequence ATGCTTAAAAAATATATTTATTTCATATTAATTATGGTTTTTTCTGCCGGCAACCTTTATGCAGAGGTGCTGGACGTTCCTTTATACAAGATTGCCCGGGTCAAGGCCGTTGATCTGAAATGTATCACCGATGAATACAGTGTGACCCTTTCCATTCCGGAACGATGGCATGTGGAAAGCGCAAGCATCATGTTTCCTTACATGAATTCAACGGCCCTTTTAAAAGACAAGTCGAGCATCCTTGTGAAACTTAACGGTTACCCGCTCAAACAGATCAACCTCGACCCTCATGTGCCGGAAGGGACGGCCAGGGTTACCCTCCCTGTCCGTCTTATCGAATCCGGTTATAATACCATTACTTTCAGCGCAAGCCAGCACTACACGCTTAAATGCGAAAAACCCTGCGCTGCAGATTTATGGACGACTCTCAAGCTTGACCGGGCGCGGGCAAAGATTGAATACAGCTTAAAACCTGTCCCCCTTAAACTCTCTGCCCTATCGAACTTTCTTTTTGATCCCAAAATTTTACCTGCCGGAAAGGTCAACTTTGTTATTGAAGATACCTCTTTGGTTCAGATGGGAGGTATTGTTGCTTCGGGCATTGCGAGACGTTTCGATTACAGGAAGGCGCTTTTTACCGTTTCTGCCGGTTTAAAGCCCGGTGTGGATAATGTTCTTGTGGGGAAAAAAGCATTTGTCGAGACTTTTCTCCAAAACAGGGGCATCCGGTTTAAAGGGCGGGAAGGGTCTTTATTAAAAATCATGCACCTGCCTGAAAAAGAAAAAAAGGAGGCCCTGCTAGGTGAAGAGGAGAGTATGACCGACAGCGCTCATGCCCTCATTGTCGTCTCGGGAGTGGATGAGAGCCAGATTAAGCTGGCCGCCATGACCATGGCCATTATGTCTATCCCCTATCCCGATACGGATGAAATGATTGCCCTGGAATTCAGTTTGCCCGATATTGCCCAGTATGGAGGCCGCTCTGTCCTGACGCCTGACAAGGTATACGATTTCAAGACCCTCAATTTCGGTACGCAGACCTTCAAGGGAATCAATCCTGCGCCTGCTGAAATCAGTTTTCGTCTCCCGGCGGATTTCTTTGTCCGTCAGAATATGTATGCCGACATATCGTTAAGTTATACCTACGGTTCCAGGATGCGGGGAGACTCTGTTCTTAATGTCTCCATAAATGACAGGAATATCAGGGCCATTCCTCTCGATAATGAAAGGGGAGATCTTATCGAAGGCTACAGGATGACTATTCCCACCTATCTCTTCAAGCCGGGAACGAATACCATCAAATTAACACCGATACTGACACCCTCTGTTGCCAATGACTGTGAGCTTATTCAGACAGAGAATCTCTTTCTCACGGTTCTTGAGGAATCTTATATAAAATTTCCTCCCATGCCTCACCTGGTCAAGCTTCCCAGGCTCGATCTTTTTCTGCTCAATGGCTTCCCTTTTACCCGCTGGCCTGACGGCTATGAGTCTCTCATCTATGTTGCCGACAGGGACACCCGCTCCATTGCATCGGCTTACAATATTATGGGCATGCTGACCCAGAAAAACGGTTATCCCCTCTTTGCAATGGATATTGTTTTCGATGAACCCGCAGGTTGGGATGGTGAAATATTTACTGTCGGCAGGAGCGATGCCATTCCTGATAATATTGCCAGGGCCGTGCCTTTTAATGTGAATGGCGAAACAAGCGTTCCCTATCCCGTTGTAAGGAGCTGGGAAGGGGAAGAGCAGATTGCCTTTAGCCGGCAAAAAAGCAGTCTCGGCACGGACAAGGGGGTTTTCATGCAGTTCCAGTCTCCCTACAGGGAAGGACGGACCATGATGGTTGCCACGGCAACGACATCGCAAGGGGTATATGGGCTGACGGAAGCGCTTCTTGATTATGGTGTACAGGCGAAGATCAAGGGTGATGTGGCTCTCATTGAACTCGACCCTCCTGACTACCTGGTTTATCCCTTAAAAGTGGGGGAAGATTATTTTACCGGAAAGTCAGGCCAAATATCGAAGATTGATTTTTACCTCCACTCCTATCCTTACCTTTACCACCTTTCGCTGGGTATAACGATTCTTGTGCTTGCTCTGGTGACTTTCTACTTCCTGAGAAGGTACTGGAAAAAGAGGATGAAATATGAAAGCAAGGAGACTCATTAA